One genomic segment of Brassica napus cultivar Da-Ae chromosome A3, Da-Ae, whole genome shotgun sequence includes these proteins:
- the LOC106441977 gene encoding uncharacterized protein Mb2253c-like: MARRDSTPNFAQDSCTIEFDGASRGNPGRAGAGAVLRAPDNTVLFRSREGLGSATNNVAEYRALNLGLETALNNGFRNVRVQGDSQLVCKQVQGEWRTHHPKMTELCGQAQQLMSQFDSCDIQHVPREFNSEADAQASRATNLAEGETQEDFARRGYGRRGY, encoded by the exons ATGGCTCGTCGTGACTCTACTCCCAACTTTGCTCAA GACTCATGTACCATCGAGTTTGACGGTGCTTCCAGAGGAAACCCTGGAAGAGCAGGTGCAGGAGCCGTTCTCCGTGCTCCAGATAACACTGTGCTCTTCCGTTCTCGCGAGGGTTTAGGCTCTGCTACAAACAACGTTGCTGAGTATCGAGCTCTCAATCTTGGCCTCGAGACGGCTCTTAACAACGGCTTTAGAAATGTGCGCGTCCAGGGTGATTCACAGCTTGTCTGTAAGCAG GTTCAAGGTGAATGGAGAACCCACCACCCGAAAATGACTGAGCTTTGTGGACAAGCACAGCAGCTTATGAGTCAGTTTGACTCGTGTGATATTCAACACGTTCCCAGG GAATTCAATTCAGAGGCTGATGCTCAAGCTAGCCGTGCGACCAATCTGGCAG AGGGTGAAACGCAAGAAGATTTTGCACGCCGCGGCTATGGAAGAAGGGGATACTAA
- the LOC106438487 gene encoding alkaline/neutral invertase CINV2-like has protein sequence MECPKEPLESQCSLSEMDDFDLTRALDKPRLKIERKRSFDERSMSELSTGYSRHDLDMAHSPGSRSFVDTPLSYVRNSFEPHPMVAEAWEALRRSMVFFRGQPVGTIAAYDHASEEVLNYDQVFVRDFVPSALAFLMNGEPDIVKNFLLKTLQLQGWEKRVDRFKLGEGVMPASFKVLHDPVRKTDTIVADFGESAIGRVAPVDSGFWWIILLRAYTKSTGDLTLSETPECQRGIRLILSLCLSEGFDTFPTLLCADGCSMVDRRMGVYGYPIEIQALFFMALRSALSMLKHDEEGREFIEKIVKRLHALSFHMRNYFWLDFQQLNDIYRYKTEEYSHTAVNKFNVMPDSIPDWVFDFMPLRGGYFVGNVSPARMDFRWFSLGNCVAILSSLATPDQSMAIMDLLEQRWEELVGEMPLKICYPCIESNEWRIVTGCDPKNTRWSYHNGGSWPVLLWMLTAACIKTGRPQIARRAIDLIESRLHRDCWPEYYDGKLGRYVGKQARKYQTWSIAGYLVAKMMLEDPSHIGMISLEEDKQMKPVLKRSASWTC, from the exons ATGGAATGTCCTAAAGAACCATTGGAATCACAGTGTTCTTTATCCGAGATGGATGATTTCGATCTGACTCGAGCTTTGGACAAGCCGAGGCTCAAGATCGAAAGGAAGAGATCGTTCGATGAGAGGTCGATGAGCGAATTATCGACTGGCTACTCAAGACATGATCTAGACATGGCTCATTCCCCTGGAAGCAGGTCGTTTGTTGACACACCTCTCTCTTATGTTAGGAACTCGTTCGAGCCTCATCCAATGGTTGCAGAGGCCTGGGAAGCTCTGAGAAGGTCGATGGTTTTCTTCCGTGGTCAGCCCGTTGGTACCATTGCAGCTTATGACCATGCCTCTGAGGAGGTCTTGAACTACGACCAG GTGTTTGTACGAGACTTTGTGCCGAGTGCACTGGCGTTTCTGATGAACGGAGAGCCAGATATAGTGAAAAACTTCTTGCTCAAGACACTTCAGCTTCAAGGTTGGGAGAAACGGGTCGACCGGTTCAAGCTTGGGGAAGGAGTTATGCCGGCGAGCTTCAAGGTGCTTCATGATCCTGTCCGTAAAACCGATACAATCGTTGCAGATTTTGGAGAAAGCGCTATAGGAAGAGTGGCACCGGTTGATTCAGGGTTTTGGTGGATCATACTTCTCCGTGCCTACACAAAATCCACTGGAGATTTGACTCTGTCTGAAACACCAGAGTGTCAGAGGGGAATAAGGCTTATACTCTCACTCTGCTTGTCTGAAGGGTTCGATACTTTCCCCACGCTGCTTTGTGCTGACGGTTGTTCCATGGTTGATAGGAGAATG GGTGTTTATGGATACCCCATTGAGATACAAGCTCTGTTTTTCATGGCGCTGAGAAGTGCCTTGTCGATGCTGAAACATGACGAGGAAGGTAGAGAGTTCATAGAGAAGATTGTGAAGAGACTTCATGCATTGAGCTTCCACATGCGTAATTACTTCTGGCTCGACTTTCAGCAACTCAATGATATCTACAG GTACAAGACGGAGGAGTACTCACACACGGCGGTGAACAAGTTTAACGTGATGCCGGACTCGATACCGGACTGGGTTTTCGACTTCATGCCTCTCCGAGGAGGGTACTTTGTCGGGAATGTAAGCCCGGCCCGCATGGACTTCAGGTGGTTTTCATTAGGCAATTGTGTCGCCATCCTCTCTTCTCTGGCGACTCCTGATCAGTCGATGGCCATTATGGACCTCCTCGAGCAACGTTGGGAGGAGCTGGTTGGTGAGATGCCGCTCAAGATATGTTACCCTTGCATCGAGAGCAATGAGTGGCGGATCGTTACCGGCTGTGATCCTAAGAACACTCGATGGAGCTACCACAATGGCGGATCTTGGCCAG TTTTGCTGTGGATGCTGACAGCTGCGTGCATCAAGACCGGTCGGCCTCAAATAGCGAGGCGAGCCATCGACCTGATTGAGTCACGGCTTCACAGAGACTGCTGGCCAGAGTACTACGACGGTAAGCTAGGAAGGTACGTTGGGAAACAAGCAAGGAAATACCAGACTTGGTCAATCGCAGGTTACTTGGTTGCTAAGATGATGCTTGAAGATCCTTCACATATTGGGATGATCTCTCTTGAAGAAGACAAACAGATGAAACCTGTTCTCAAGAGATCTGCTTCGTGGACTTGCTGA
- the LOC111214606 gene encoding auxin-induced protein 15A-like — translation MPNKVADMHFHREEEEDAGAIRRSSSRTPRGHFVVYVGTKLERFVVPTRFLKSPSFQNLLEKAAEEFGYAEAHPNKIVLPCDVSTFRSLVMFLTSHDK, via the coding sequence aTGCCTAACAAGGTCGCTGACATGCATTTCcaccgagaagaagaagaagatgctggAGCGATCAGGAGATCATCCTCAAGAACACCGAGAGGGCATTTCGTGGTTTACGTTGGTACGAAGTTGGAAAGATTTGTGGTCCCCACAAGGTTTCTGAAGAGCCCTTCGTTTCAGAATCTTCTAGAAAAGGCTGCCGAGGAGTTCGGTTACGCGGAGGCTCACCCTAATAAGATTGTCTTGCCCTGTGATGTCTCTACTTTCCGAAGTCTCGTCATGTTCCTGACTTCTCATGACAAGTAA
- the LOC106438488 gene encoding receptor homology region, transmembrane domain- and RING domain-containing protein 4 isoform X1 — MTRALILILSLLLIPHLPSAKVMLIGKNTSLSFDDIEANFTPMIKKSDQCGVMYVAEPLDACSSLVNRVTVVEEGSITSPSYVLIIRGGCSFEEKIRNAQKAGYKAAIVYDNEDYGFLISMAGNPSGVVIYGTFVSKATGEILRGYAGRTDMELWLVPSFETSAWSIMAISFISLLAMSAVLATCFFVRRHRIRRRRVRSLGGGEFHRMGVDTIRKLPSMSFNGVCEEASTSISCAICIEDYRIGDKLRILPCNHKFHVGCVDLWLGQRRSFCPVCKRDARTINIDMPASPSERTPLLTPTSSFLLSSSPSTSFSQSSYDIPSSSTAMQPHTGPMYLPHSRSHTSFQSGSYRGSLPIPVSRSSVDLRNAVSRRSYNSPRSVHSRYTHILSPGNASTSWVVGSSSSQREHSLNINDSRRSLSHFASASSLPGC; from the exons ATGACTCGTGCTTTGATTTTGATCTTATCTCTGCTTCTAATCCCTCACTTGCCTTCAGCGAAAGTGATGTTGATCGGGAAGAACACATCTCTCTCCTTCGACGACATCGAAGCCAATTTCA CTCCCATGATCAAGAAATCAGATCAGTGTGGGGTGATGTACGTAGCAGAGCCGCTCGATGCTTGTTCAAGTTTGGTTAACAGAGTGACTGTAGTTGAAGAAGGATCAATCACTTCTCCTTCGTACGTCTTGATCATCCGCGGCGGCTGTAGTTTCGAGGAAAAGATCAGAAACGCGCAGAAGGCTGGTTACAAAGCAGCTATTGTCTACGACAATGAGGATTATGGTTTCTTAATatcaa TGGCGGGTAACCCATCTGGTGTGGTTATATACGGAACCTTTGTGTCGAAAGCGACTGGAGAGATACTTAGAGGGTATGCGGGTAGGACCGATATGGAGCTGTGGCTCGTACCAAGCTTCGAGACTTCGGCTTGGTCTATCATGGCTATCTCGTTTATATCTCTTCTTGCTATGTCTGCTGTCCTCGCCACTTGCTTCTTTGTCCGTAGGCATCGGATTAGAAGGCGGCGTGTTAGGTCTCTTGGTGGTGGAGAGTTTCATCGTATGGGGGTTGACACGATTAGAAAGTTGCCTAGTATGAGCTTTAACGgtgtttgtgaagaagcttctaCGTCCATCTCTTGTGCTATATGTATTGAAGACTACCGTATTGGTGACAAGCTTAGGATCTTACCTTGCAACCACA AGTTTCATGTTGGATGTGTTGACTTGTGGCTTGGTCAAAGGAGATCCTTTTGTCCGGTTTGTAAACGGGATGCAAGAACCATCAACATTGATATGCCTGCATCACCATCTGAACGCACACCTTTGCTGACTCCGACGTCGTCTTTTCTGTTATCGTCGTCACCTTCCACAAGCTTCTCTCAGTCATCTTATGACATTCCTTCATCTTCCACAGCAATGCAGCCGCATACAGGCCCTATGTATCTCCCCCACTCTCGCTCCCATACAAGCTTCCAAAGCGGGTCGTATAGGGGTTCACTACCTATACCGGTTAGCCGGAGCTCAGTAGATCTCAGGAATGCTGTTTCCCGAAGATCTTACAACTCACCTCGCTCTGTCCACTCAAGATATACGCACATACTTAGCCCGGGGAATGCATCAACGAGCTGGGTTGTTGGGTCGTCGTCAAGCCAGCGCGAGCATTCACTTAATATTAATGACTCGCGCAGGTCTCTCTCTCACTTTGCCTCTGCTAGTTCTTTACCAGGCTGCTAA
- the LOC106438488 gene encoding receptor homology region, transmembrane domain- and RING domain-containing protein 4 isoform X2, translated as MLIGKNTSLSFDDIEANFTPMIKKSDQCGVMYVAEPLDACSSLVNRVTVVEEGSITSPSYVLIIRGGCSFEEKIRNAQKAGYKAAIVYDNEDYGFLISMAGNPSGVVIYGTFVSKATGEILRGYAGRTDMELWLVPSFETSAWSIMAISFISLLAMSAVLATCFFVRRHRIRRRRVRSLGGGEFHRMGVDTIRKLPSMSFNGVCEEASTSISCAICIEDYRIGDKLRILPCNHKFHVGCVDLWLGQRRSFCPVCKRDARTINIDMPASPSERTPLLTPTSSFLLSSSPSTSFSQSSYDIPSSSTAMQPHTGPMYLPHSRSHTSFQSGSYRGSLPIPVSRSSVDLRNAVSRRSYNSPRSVHSRYTHILSPGNASTSWVVGSSSSQREHSLNINDSRRSLSHFASASSLPGC; from the exons ATGTTGATCGGGAAGAACACATCTCTCTCCTTCGACGACATCGAAGCCAATTTCA CTCCCATGATCAAGAAATCAGATCAGTGTGGGGTGATGTACGTAGCAGAGCCGCTCGATGCTTGTTCAAGTTTGGTTAACAGAGTGACTGTAGTTGAAGAAGGATCAATCACTTCTCCTTCGTACGTCTTGATCATCCGCGGCGGCTGTAGTTTCGAGGAAAAGATCAGAAACGCGCAGAAGGCTGGTTACAAAGCAGCTATTGTCTACGACAATGAGGATTATGGTTTCTTAATatcaa TGGCGGGTAACCCATCTGGTGTGGTTATATACGGAACCTTTGTGTCGAAAGCGACTGGAGAGATACTTAGAGGGTATGCGGGTAGGACCGATATGGAGCTGTGGCTCGTACCAAGCTTCGAGACTTCGGCTTGGTCTATCATGGCTATCTCGTTTATATCTCTTCTTGCTATGTCTGCTGTCCTCGCCACTTGCTTCTTTGTCCGTAGGCATCGGATTAGAAGGCGGCGTGTTAGGTCTCTTGGTGGTGGAGAGTTTCATCGTATGGGGGTTGACACGATTAGAAAGTTGCCTAGTATGAGCTTTAACGgtgtttgtgaagaagcttctaCGTCCATCTCTTGTGCTATATGTATTGAAGACTACCGTATTGGTGACAAGCTTAGGATCTTACCTTGCAACCACA AGTTTCATGTTGGATGTGTTGACTTGTGGCTTGGTCAAAGGAGATCCTTTTGTCCGGTTTGTAAACGGGATGCAAGAACCATCAACATTGATATGCCTGCATCACCATCTGAACGCACACCTTTGCTGACTCCGACGTCGTCTTTTCTGTTATCGTCGTCACCTTCCACAAGCTTCTCTCAGTCATCTTATGACATTCCTTCATCTTCCACAGCAATGCAGCCGCATACAGGCCCTATGTATCTCCCCCACTCTCGCTCCCATACAAGCTTCCAAAGCGGGTCGTATAGGGGTTCACTACCTATACCGGTTAGCCGGAGCTCAGTAGATCTCAGGAATGCTGTTTCCCGAAGATCTTACAACTCACCTCGCTCTGTCCACTCAAGATATACGCACATACTTAGCCCGGGGAATGCATCAACGAGCTGGGTTGTTGGGTCGTCGTCAAGCCAGCGCGAGCATTCACTTAATATTAATGACTCGCGCAGGTCTCTCTCTCACTTTGCCTCTGCTAGTTCTTTACCAGGCTGCTAA
- the LOC106438489 gene encoding calcium-dependent protein kinase 4 (The RefSeq protein has 3 substitutions compared to this genomic sequence), whose product MEKPSSRRPSSSVLPYETPRLRDHYLLGKKLGQGQFGTTYLCTEKSSSANYACKSIPKRKLVCREDYEDVWREIQIMHHLSEHPNVVRIKGTYEDSVFVHIVMEVCEGGELFDRIVSKGHFSEREAAKLIKTILGVVEACHSLGVMHRDLKPENFLLDSPNDDAKLKATDFGLSVFYKPGQYLYDVVGSPYYVAPEVLKKCYGPEIDVWSAGVILYILLSGVPPFWAETESGIFRQILQGKLDFKSDPWPTISEGAKDLIYKMLDRSPKKRISAHEALCHPWIVDEQAAPDKPLDPAVLSRLKQFSQMNKIKKMALRVIAERLSEEEIGGLKELFKMIDTDNSGTITFEELKAGLKRVGSELMESEIKSLKDAADIDNSGTIDYGEFLAATLHMNKMEREENLVVAFSYFDKDGSGYITIDELQLACTEFGLCDTPLDDMIKEIDLDNDGRIDFSEFTAMMKKGDGVGRSRTMMKNLNFNIADAFGVEETSTAETDDKPN is encoded by the exons ATGGAGAAACCAAGCTCTAGACGACCTTCAAGCAGCGTCCTCCCTTACGAAACGCCAAGGCTCCGAGATCACTACCTCCTCGGCAAGAAGCTAGGCCAGGGCCAATTCGGGACGACCTATCTCTGCACGGAGAAATCCTCCTCCGCCAACTACGCCTGCAAATCGATCCCCAAGCGCAAGCTCGTGTGCCGCGAGGACTACGAGGATGTGTGGCGCGAGATTCAGATCATGCACCACCTCTCCGAGCACCCCAACGTGGTTCGGATCAAGGGGACCTACGAGGACTCCGTGTTCGTGCACATTGTCATGGAGGTCTGCGAAGGCGGGGAGCTTTTCGATCGGATCGTTTCCAAAGGGCATTTCAGCGAGCGTGAGGCTGCGAAGCTGATTAAGACGATTCTTGGCGTGGTGGAGGCGTGTCATTCGCTTGGTGTGATGCATAGAGATCTCAAGCCTGAGAATTTCTTGTTTGATAGTCCCAACGATGATGCTAAGCTCAAGGCTACCGATTTTGGCTTGTCTGTCTTCTACAAGCCAG GGCAGTATCTGTATGATGTAGTGGGGAGTCCGTATTACGTTGCACCCGAGGTTCTTAAAAAATGTTATGGACCAGAGATAGATGTGTGGAGCGCTGGTGTTATCCTCTACATCTTACTAAGTGGTGTTCCTCCTTTCTGGGCAG AAACCGAGTCAGGAATCTTTAGACAGATTTTGCAAGGGAAGTTAGATTTCAAATCTGACCCGTGGCCCACTATCTCAGAAGGTGCCAAAGATTTGATTTACAAAATGCTTGACAGGAGCCCCAAGAAACGCATCTCTGCACATGAAGCATTGT GTCACCCGTGGATCGTTGATGAGCAGGCTGCACCAGACAAGCCTCTTGATCCAGCAGTCTTGTCACGACTAAAGCAGTTCTCACAAATGAACAAGATTAAGAAAATGGCCTTAAGG GTCATCGCTGAGAGGCTCTCGGAGGAAGAAATTGGTGGTCTGAAGGAACTGTTCAAGATGATAGATACAGACAACAGTGGAACAATCACCTTTGAAGAGCTTAAAGCTGGCCTGAAGAGAGTCGGATCTGAACTAATGGAATCAGAAATCAAGTCTCTTATGGATGCG GCGGATATAGATAACAGTGGGACGATAGACTATGGTGAGTTTCTAGCAGCGACATTACACATGAACAAGATGGAGAGAGAGGAGAATCTGGTGGTTGCGTTTTCATACTTTGATAAAGACGGTAGCGGTTATATCACCATTGATGAGCTTCAACAAGCCTGCACTGAGTTTGGTCTCTGTGACACTCCTCTTGATGACATGATCAAGGAGATTGATCTTGACAAC GATGGGAGGATTGATTTCTCAGAATTTACTGCTATGATGAAGAAAGGAGATGGAGTTGGGAGGAGCAGAACCATGATGAAAAACTTGAACTTCAATATAGCTGATGCTTTTGGGGTTGAGGAAACTAGCACTGCTGAAACTGATGACAAACCAAACTAA
- the LOC106438490 gene encoding gibberellin-regulated protein 3, whose product MAIFRTTLLMLLILVCLTTYELHVHAAEGAEGSEGAVKIDCSGRCKGRCSKSSRPNLCLRACNSCCSRCNCVPPGTHGNHHLCPCYASITTRGGRLKCP is encoded by the exons ATGGCAATCTTTCGGACGACACTGCTTATGTTGCTTATCCTTGTCTGCCTTACCACATATGAG CTTCATGTTCACGCTGCTGAAGGTGCAGAAGGCAGTGAAGGTGCTGTTAAAATCG ATTGCAGTGGGAGATGCAAAGGGAGATGCAGCAAATCGTCCAGGCCGAATCTTTGCTTGAGAGCATGCAACAGCTGTTGTTCCCGATGCAACTGTGTACCACCTGGCACACATGGAAACCATCATCTATGCCCTTGCTACGCCTCCATTACCACTCGCGGTGGCCGCCTCAAGTGCCCTTGA
- the LOC106438491 gene encoding uncharacterized protein LOC106438491 isoform X1 — protein sequence MLSIVDSISILYFLEMLGSSLASPLATLGPAKCFRHSAGDSVTCTSSVLPLRLNLSYHGVAGGVRTSRGPRNKWIVVCSPTQVETSGDEPKTWEECKEALSRFDFSVEEQDKILGKAFGHIHSPYWTEERVKENPKVEALNHVLEFLRGLGLSDEDVHKVLKKFPEVLGCSLEEEMKPNIGILENQWGITGKSLRSLLLRNPKVLGYNVDCKGDCIAQCTRCWVRF from the exons ATGTTATCGATCGTCGATTCAATCTCAATTCTGTACTTTTTG GAGATGTTAGGAAGCTCCTTAGCTTCCCCTTTGGCTACATTGGGTCCTGCCAAATGCTTTCGACACTCTGCA GGTGATTCTGTAACATGCACTAGTAGTGTTCTACCATTGAGACTGAACTTGTCATATCATGGTGTGGCTGGAGGAGTAAGGACATCTCGTGGCCCACGAAACAAGTGGATAGTGGTCTGTTCACCAACGCAAGTGGAAACCTCTGGTGATGAGCCGAAGACATGGGAAGAATGCAAAGAAGCTCTGTCTCGTTTTGATTTCAGCGTAGAGGAGCAAGACAAGATACTAGGAAAAGCGTTTGGTCATATCCACTCGCCCTACTGGACAGAAGAGCGAGTGAAGGAGAATCCAAAGGTGGAAGCCTTGAATCATGTGCTTGAGTTCCTTAGAGGTCTCGGTTTGTCAGACGAAGATGTACACAAAGTGCTGAAGAAGTTCCCGGAAGTACTTGGTTGCAGCTTAGAAGAAGAGATGAAACCCAACATTGGGATCTTGGAAAATCAATGGGGGATTACGGGTAAGTCGCTGCGAAGTCTGTTGCTTCGGAACCCGAAAGTGTTGGGGTACAATGTGGATTGTAAAGGAGATTGTATTGCTCAGTGTACTCGGTGTTGGGTTCGGTTTTAG
- the LOC106438491 gene encoding uncharacterized protein LOC106438491 isoform X2 has translation MLGSSLASPLATLGPAKCFRHSAGDSVTCTSSVLPLRLNLSYHGVAGGVRTSRGPRNKWIVVCSPTQVETSGDEPKTWEECKEALSRFDFSVEEQDKILGKAFGHIHSPYWTEERVKENPKVEALNHVLEFLRGLGLSDEDVHKVLKKFPEVLGCSLEEEMKPNIGILENQWGITGKSLRSLLLRNPKVLGYNVDCKGDCIAQCTRCWVRF, from the exons ATGTTAGGAAGCTCCTTAGCTTCCCCTTTGGCTACATTGGGTCCTGCCAAATGCTTTCGACACTCTGCA GGTGATTCTGTAACATGCACTAGTAGTGTTCTACCATTGAGACTGAACTTGTCATATCATGGTGTGGCTGGAGGAGTAAGGACATCTCGTGGCCCACGAAACAAGTGGATAGTGGTCTGTTCACCAACGCAAGTGGAAACCTCTGGTGATGAGCCGAAGACATGGGAAGAATGCAAAGAAGCTCTGTCTCGTTTTGATTTCAGCGTAGAGGAGCAAGACAAGATACTAGGAAAAGCGTTTGGTCATATCCACTCGCCCTACTGGACAGAAGAGCGAGTGAAGGAGAATCCAAAGGTGGAAGCCTTGAATCATGTGCTTGAGTTCCTTAGAGGTCTCGGTTTGTCAGACGAAGATGTACACAAAGTGCTGAAGAAGTTCCCGGAAGTACTTGGTTGCAGCTTAGAAGAAGAGATGAAACCCAACATTGGGATCTTGGAAAATCAATGGGGGATTACGGGTAAGTCGCTGCGAAGTCTGTTGCTTCGGAACCCGAAAGTGTTGGGGTACAATGTGGATTGTAAAGGAGATTGTATTGCTCAGTGTACTCGGTGTTGGGTTCGGTTTTAG
- the LOC106438493 gene encoding G-type lectin S-receptor-like serine/threonine-protein kinase At1g34300, with protein sequence MAIALTFLRLLLSLDFSSSLSIPLGSTLHASSDRNHSWYSPNSAFSVSFIPAATPGSFLSAVLFSNTVPIWSPGTVDSGGSLRLLRSGSLRLANSSGATVWESGSENKGVTSASLEDSGNLVLRSRRNTTVWSSFAHPRNVIVPTQPFTVGKSLRSGSYSFHLTEEGSLNLKWNNSIVYWSQELINISSSSNLSSPSFVLERNGVASIFDSSVGVVVVSVRSSDYGEGEEGVFRFLKLEEDGNLRIFSVSKGGEIQTQTWVAVADQCQVFGFCGNFGICRYDGFVPTCECPSENFVPIDVNDMRKGCKRKVELEDCRGNEDMLDLNNTRFLTYPPELSTQRFTLGTEACRANCLADSLCFASVLMADGSGVCFQKLSGLVSGYKSPSVPSTSSLKVCKPVSPYSTVEKSDERLLIRALIIALVVIATVLCLVALLGALWWCCCRNSLKFGALSSHHTLLEYASSAPMRFSYKELQRCTKGFKEKLGAGGFGAVYKGVLVNRTAVAVKRLEGIEQGEKQFRTEVATIGSTHHLNLVRLIGFCSQGRHRLLVYEFMKNGSLDNFLFAAESGRLLNWQYRFSIALGTAKAILYLHEECSNCIVHCDIKPENILLDENFNAKVSDFGLAKLIPSDKRYWNMSCVRGTRGYLAPEWVANLPITSNSDVYSYGMVLLEVVSGRRNFEISDETNHRKFSDWAYEEFDKGNSKVILDKCLQRDETVDMEQVTRMVQASFWCIQKHPSQRPSMGKVVQMLEGIIEMAKPLAPNALADIRDTENS encoded by the coding sequence ATGGCCATAGCATTGAcatttcttcgtcttcttctttctctcgatttctcttcttctctctcaatACCACTCGGATCTACTCTTCACGCTTCTTCAGATCGCAACCACTCATGGTATTCTCCTAACTCCGCCTTCTCTGTTTCCTTCATCCCCGCCGCAACTCCCGGCTCCTTCCTCTCCGCCGTCTTGTTTTCAAACACTGTTCCTATCTGGTCACCCGGAACCGTAGACTCCGGCGGATCTCTCCGTCTCCTCCGTTCTGGCTCCCTCCGCCTCGCTAACTCCTCCGGCGCTACTGTTTGGGAGTCCGGCAGCGAAAACAAAGGAGTCACTTCCGCCTCTCTCGAAGATTCTGGAAACCTCGTCCTTCGGAGTCGGAGAAACACGACGGTTTGGTCTTCCTTTGCTCACCCGAGAAACGTCATCGTCCCGACACAGCCTTTCACCGTCGGTAAGTCTCTCCGGTCTGGTTCTTACTCGTTTCATCTTACGGAAGAAGGGAGTCTGAACCTTAAGTGGAACAACAGTATAGTTTACTGGAGCCAAGAGCTTATTAATATTAGTTCAAGTTCAAATCTCTCGTCGCCTAGTTTTGTATTGGAACGTAACGGAGTGGCGTCTATTTTCGACTCTAGCGTCGGCGTCGTGGTGGTTTCTGTTCGAAGCAGTGACTACGGAGAAGGAGAGGAGGGTGTGTTTAGGTTTTTGAAGCTGGAGGAAGATGGAAATTTGAGAATCTTTAGTGTCTCTAAAGGTGGTGAGATTCAGACACAGACTTGGGTTGCTGTCGCTGACCAGTGTCAAGTGTTTGGTTTCTGTGGGAACTTCGGGATTTGTAGATACGATGGTTTTGTTCCGACATGCGAGTGTCCCTCGGAGAATTTTGTTCCTATTGATGTGAACGACATGAGGAAAGGGTGTAAGAGAAAAGTGGAGCTTGAGGATTGTCGTGGCAACGAAGACATGCTTGATTTGAACAACACTAGGTTCTTGACATACCCACCTGAATTGTCTACTCAACGTTTCACTCTAGGGACAGAGGCGTGCCGTGCTAATTGTCTTGCTGATAGTTTATGTTTTGCTTCTGTTTTAATGGCTGATGGATCTGGTGTTTGTTTTCAAAAGCTTTCCGGTTTGGTTTCTGGTTATAAGAGCCCTTCGGTTCCGAGTACCTCTTCTTTAAAGGTTTGTAAACCAGTTTCACCGTACTCAACGGTGGAGAAAAGTGACGAACGGTTGCTAATCCGTGCGTTGATCATAGCTCTGGTTGTTATAGCCACGGTTCTTTGTCTGGTTGCGTTATTGGGAGCTTTGTGGTGGTGCTGCTGCAGAAATAGTCTTAAGTTTGGAGCTTTGTCATCTCACCACACTTTACTTGAGTACGCATCTAGTGCACCCATGAGGTTCTCTTACAAGGAGCTGCAACGTTGCACCAAAGGTTTCAAGGAGAAGCTCGGTGCTGGAGGTTTTGGCGCTGTGTACAAAGGCGTGCTCGTTAACAGGACCGCGGTTGCGGTGAAACGATTAGAGGGGATAGAGCAAGGAGAGAAGCAGTTTAGGACAGAGGTGGCCACCATAGGTAGCACACATCACTTGAATTTGGTGAGATTGATAGGTTTCTGCTCACAAGGACGCCACAGGCTTCTTGTCTATGAGTTCATGAAGAATGGGTCGCTCGACAACTTCCTTTTCGCGGCAGAGTCTGGGAGATTGTTGAATTGGCAGTATCGGTTTTCTATCGCCCTTGGAACCGCTAAGGCGATTCTTTACCTCCATGAGGAGTGTTCTAATTGCATTGTACACTGCGATATTAAACCTGAGAACATTCTCTTGGACGAAAACTTTAATGCCAAAGTGTCGGATTTTGGACTAGCTAAACTCATACCAAGCGACAAGAGATACTGGAACATGAGCTGTGTCCGAGGAACCAGGGGATATCTAGCCCCAGAATGGGTTGCAAATCTTCCAATAACTTCAAACTCTGATGTCTACAGCTATGGAATGGTTCTGTTAGAGGTTGTGAGCGGAAGACGGAATTTTGAAATCTCAGACGAAACAAACCACAGGAAATTCTCTGACTGGGCATACGAAGAATTCGACAAGGGTAACAGTAAAGTAATCTTAGACAAATGTCTTCAGAGAGATGAAACAGTCGATATGGAACAAGTGACGAGGATGGTTCAGGCCAGTTTCTGGTGCATACAAAAGCATCCGTCTCAGAGGCCGTCTATGGGGAAAGTAGTGCAGATGTTAGAGGGAATAATAGAGATGGCCAAGCCATTGGCTCCAAATGCTTTAGCCGACATACGAGATACAGAAAATAGTTAG